In the genome of Aspergillus luchuensis IFO 4308 DNA, chromosome 2, nearly complete sequence, one region contains:
- a CDS encoding putative potassium uptake transporter (COG:P;~EggNog:ENOG410PJTG;~InterPro:IPR003445,IPR015958,IPR004773;~PFAM:PF02386;~TransMembrane:8 (i12-31o65-90i325-350o397-418i461-481o523-543i584-603o609-632i);~go_component: GO:0005887 - integral component of plasma membrane [Evidence IEA];~go_component: GO:0016021 - integral component of membrane [Evidence IEA];~go_function: GO:0008324 - cation transmembrane transporter activity [Evidence IEA];~go_function: GO:0015079 - potassium ion transmembrane transporter activity [Evidence IEA];~go_process: GO:0006812 - cation transport [Evidence IEA];~go_process: GO:0030007 - cellular potassium ion homeostasis [Evidence IEA];~go_process: GO:0055085 - transmembrane transport [Evidence IEA];~go_process: GO:0071805 - potassium ion transmembrane transport [Evidence IEA]), with protein sequence MWKLQANFITLHYAYILFLGLLGLVVLYPYGNLRAIDAYFFGVSSSTESGLNTVDVKDLKLYQQLFIYFVPIVSNLGFINILVVVVRLLWFEKRLKEIAPGVLDRKSNPSNYDSTRYDPEAHPRRQSEPTTSETVPGDSTEKDVDDGQRSVGSKIGHVVPERPRSTGRVRPENDSSDPHPAGLSRSISFADTTKALYIPSPQERDRGVPIAEVQRGPGEDVIEEEDEDAETERRNSENTDDLSENGRSATSGLPFERVASSLFVIGKQPSRAREPSLRPAISLSKDANLPDLSVQATLGRNSQFHNLTAADRERLGGIEYRSLKLLLKIVIGYFVGLHVFGVVCLVPWILHSNRKYRDYLDECGQNDVWWAIYSAQTMTSNLGLTLTPDSMISFNDAVFPMLIMSFLAYAGNTLYPCCLRLLIWGMSKCIPESSSLKEPLEFLLKYPRRCYLLLFRSKPTWILFGIIFVLNFVDVLLILVLDLDNPAVNDLPGGPRVAAAIFQSASSRHTGTASFNLADVNPAVQFSLLVMMYISVFPIAISVRASNIYEEKSIGVFSSETDMDEGDGKRYVLMHMRNQLSFDLWYIFLGIMCICIAESGKIMDPTKPAFSVFAISFEVVSAYGNVGLSLGYPTASTSFSAQFDIFSKIVICAMMIRGRHRGLPYQLDRAILIPNNRLVEDDKVETRPSISLPRIRSMDPTDSRYMKMKKAHTR encoded by the exons ATGTGGAAGCTGCAGGCTAATTTCATCACTCTACATT ATGCATATATTCTTTTCCTGGGTCTTTTGGGATTGGTCGTTCTTTACCCCTACGGCAATCTCCGCGCCATCGATGCATACTTCTTCGGTGTAAGCTCTTCGACCGAGTCAGGGCTGAACAC AGTCGACGTTAAGGACTTGAAGCTCTATCAGCAACTCTTCATCTACTTTGTTCCAATAGTCTCGAACCTCGGATTTATCAATattctggtggtggttgtccgCTTGCTATGGTTCGAGAAACGCCTCAAAGAAATCG CACCTGGTGTCCTTGATCGAAAGAGTAACCCATCGAACTATGATTCCACTCGCTATGACCCTGAAGCGCATCCCCGGAGGCAGAGTGAGCCTACTACGTCAGAAACCGTACCAGGTGACTCAACAGAGAAGGATGTCGACGATGGCCAGCGCTCTGTTGGCTCTAAAATTGGTCATGTGGTACCCGAAAG GCCTAGAAGCACTGGAAGAGTACGACCTGAAAACGACAGCTCAGATCCACATCCAGCTGGTTTATCGCGGAGTATCTCCTTTGCGGACACTACCAAGGCGCTCTACATCCCTTCGCCGCAGGAGCGTGACAGAG GGGTGCCGATAGCAGAAGTCCAACGAGGACCGGGTGAGGACG TcatcgaagaggaagatgaggacgcTGAAACTGAGCGGAGAAACTCTGAAAATACGGATGACCTCTCTGAGAATGGTAGAAGCGCTACAAGTGGCTTGCCATTCGAGCGGGTAGCATCTTCTCTGTTCGTGATCGGGAAACAACCTAGCAGAGCCCGAGAGCCATCTCTGCGGCCGGCCATATCTCTCTCCAAGGACGCAAACCTCCCGGATCTTTCCGTACAAGCGACACTTGGAAGGAACTCGCAGTTCCACAACCTGACGGCTGCAGACCGAGAGCGACTTGGTGGCATCGAGTACCGAAGCTTAAAGCTACTCCTCAAAATCGTGATCG GTTATTTTGTTGGGCTTCATGTGTTTGGTGTGGTGTGTCTTGTCCCTTGGATCTTGCATTCGAATCGCAAGTATAGGGACTACCTCGACGAATGCGGTCAAAATGACGTCTGGTG ggCGATTTATTCGGCTCAGACGATGACTAGCAACCTAGGACTTACACTTACTCCGGATTCCATGATATCATTCAATGATGCCGTGTTTCCTATGCTAATCATGAGTTTTCTCGCTTACGCTGGAAACACTTTATATCCTTGCTGCCTCCGACTTCTCATCTGGGGCATGTCCAAGTGTATCCCTGAGAGCTCTTCTCTTAAGGAGCCCCTGGAGTTCTTGCTGAAGTACCCTCGTCGGTGCTActtgctcctcttccgcagCAAGCCAACATGGATCCTTTTCGGGATAATTTTTGTGTTGAATTTTGTTGATGTCCTCTTGATCCTGGTTCTTGATCTCGACAACCCTGCGGTGAATGATCTCCCTGGCGGACCTCGTGTGGCGGCAGCTATCTTTCAGTCAGCATCTTCACGGCATACTGGGACAGCATCGTTCAATCTTGCCGACGTGAACCCGGCAGTCCAATTCAGCTTACTCGTCATGATGTACATTTCGGTGTTCCCTATCGCTATCAGTGTACGAGCCTCCAACATCTATGAAGAAAAATCAATCGGGGTATTCTCATCAGAAACCGATATGGACGAAGGTGACGGCAAGAGATACGTCTTAATGCACATGCGAAACCAACTCAGCTTCGATTTGTGGTATATTTTCCTTGGAATCATGTGCATCTGCATTGCAGAGTCGGGGAAAATAATGGACCCCACGAAGCCG GCATTCTCCGTGTTCGCGATATCTTTCGAAGTCGTCTCAGCCTA CGGAAACGTCGGCCTAAGTCTAGGATACCCGaccgcctccacctccttcagCGCTCAGTTCGATATCTTCAGTAAGATAGTCATCTGTGCCATGATGATTCGTGGACGGCACCGTGGACTGCCATATCAGCTCGACCGCGCgatcctcatccccaacaaccgccttgtggaggatgataaAGTTGAAACTCGACCAAGTATCTCCCTGCCACGCATCCGCAGTATGGATCCGACGGACAGCAGatacatgaagatgaagaaagccCATACCAGATAG
- a CDS encoding short chain dehydrogenase/reductase family (COG:Q;~EggNog:ENOG410PJCA;~InterPro:IPR002347,IPR036291,IPR020904;~PFAM:PF00106,PF13561,PF08659;~go_function: GO:0016491 - oxidoreductase activity [Evidence IEA];~go_process: GO:0055114 - oxidation-reduction process [Evidence IEA]) — MDVQKLFDVKGKVVLVTGGAKGIGRMISEGFVKNGATVYISSRDAKSCDIAVNELNALGTGKAYAIPADFYKEEEVKRLAEEIAKRESKLHVLVNNSGSNWGAPYDEYPSSAWTRVLTLNLHRVFDLTKLLTPLLEKAGSSGDPARIINIGSVDGIRVPALETFAYSASKAGLHHLSRVLAHHLGRRNITSNSLACGPFESKMMAATLEAHRETIEASIPLGRIGTPEDVAGACLFLSSRAGSYVNGATITLDGGSVIAAKL, encoded by the exons ATGGACGTTCAAAAGTTGTTCGACGTCAAG GGCAAAGTCGTGCTGGTCACTGGTGGCGCCAAAGGAATCGGTCGGATGATCTCTGAAGGCTTCGTAAAGAATGGCGCCACTGTCTATATCTCGTCGCGCGACGCCAAGTCTTGCGATATAGCTGTAAACGAGCTCAATGCACTTGGCACGGGCAAGGCCTATGCTATCCCCGCCGATTTCTataaagaagaggaagtcaagAGATTGGCTGAAGAGATTGCTAAGCGTGAGAGTA AGCTGCATGTTCTTGTCAACAACTCGGGTTCCAACTGGGGCGCCCCGTACGACGAATACCCTTCGTCTGCCTGGACACGAGTTCTCACCCTCAATCTTCATCGTGTGTTCGACCTTACCAAGCTTCTCACCCCTCTACTGGAAAAAGCCGGCTCATCTGGCGACCCGGCTCGCATTATCAACATCGGTAGCGTTGATGGCATAAGGGTTCCGGCTCTGGAAACCTTTGCCTACAGTGCCAGTAAAGCTGGATTGCACCATTTGAGTCGTGTTTTGGCACACCACCTTGGAAGACGGAACATCAC ATCAAACTCCTTGGCCTGTGGCCCATTCGAGAGCAAGATGATGGCTGCCACCTTGGAAGCGCATCGGGAGACAATCGAGGCAAGCATTCCACTGGGTCGTATTGGTACCCCGGAGGATGTTGCAGGTGCATGCTTGTTCTTGAGCAGCCGCGCCGGCTCGTATGTGAATGGAGCGACTATCACTCTGGACGGCGGTAGCGTAATCGCAGCGAAGCTCTGA